The following proteins are encoded in a genomic region of Neomicrococcus aestuarii:
- a CDS encoding PD-(D/E)XK nuclease-like domain-containing protein: MSSIPKETSETFGMATVTKGLSNTSYHANPALGSSSIKTLATRTPAHYLYESHNQTHSTTFDIGTAAHSLILENDTSKFEVIDAPNWLSKAAKEARQAAYAEGLVPLLTKEFEAVKAMRSSVMTHPLARNAFIGHEPEVSIFWEHETGTRLKCRPDALHVGGKRGNLIVDLKTTVSAAPDDFASSAARYGYHLQQAHYTAGVKAAYGEDFTFLFVTVEKEPPYLPNVHQIHSTDVARGAELVERGIRVYNECTKTGVWPGYLIGKPLELPRWSFYKEEELLER; encoded by the coding sequence GTGAGCTCCATACCAAAGGAAACTAGCGAAACCTTCGGTATGGCCACGGTTACCAAAGGTTTGAGCAACACGTCATATCATGCGAACCCCGCGCTGGGTAGCTCAAGCATCAAGACGTTGGCGACTCGAACCCCAGCGCATTATCTGTATGAGTCGCATAATCAAACGCACTCGACAACGTTTGATATCGGGACGGCGGCGCACTCGCTAATCCTGGAGAATGACACCTCAAAGTTTGAGGTCATTGACGCGCCAAACTGGCTATCCAAGGCGGCCAAGGAAGCGCGCCAAGCGGCTTACGCTGAGGGCCTCGTGCCGCTGCTAACGAAAGAGTTTGAAGCGGTCAAAGCCATGCGCAGTTCAGTGATGACGCACCCACTCGCACGAAACGCGTTCATTGGTCACGAGCCGGAAGTTTCCATCTTCTGGGAACACGAGACGGGAACGAGGCTCAAGTGCCGACCTGACGCGCTCCACGTCGGCGGCAAGCGGGGCAACCTGATCGTTGACCTCAAGACGACGGTGAGCGCCGCTCCGGACGACTTCGCTTCATCGGCGGCAAGGTATGGCTACCACTTGCAACAAGCCCACTACACGGCGGGCGTCAAGGCGGCTTACGGCGAGGACTTCACGTTCTTGTTCGTGACAGTCGAGAAAGAACCCCCGTACCTACCGAATGTCCACCAGATTCACAGCACGGACGTGGCGCGCGGCGCTGAGCTAGTAGAGCGCGGAATCCGCGTCTACAACGAATGCACCAAGACCGGCGTATGGCCGGGCTACCTAATCGGGAAGCCCCTGGAATTGCCACGCTGGAGTTTCTACAAGGAAGAGGAGTTGCTAGAACGATGA
- a CDS encoding recombinase family protein — translation MTELVKNQIGNKVEYAQTLSRSNLLPKHFQNNPANLLYAIEFAEALDMKPIHAITSVHVINGRPSASADLIGTLVRRAGHKLRVTGDDTFAEAVLVRKDDPDFAFKSRWDLVKAKQAGLNTPTWKSYPGAMLKARAITEVCRNGAPDALHGIQYSSEELESFGQPEAAESAVNVLADPVEEDHGVIVVEIPEPKNWAGIVTACNAEELRNIWQANPEARELVEAEVARRKEEE, via the coding sequence ATGACCGAACTAGTCAAAAACCAGATCGGCAACAAGGTCGAGTACGCGCAAACGCTGTCGCGCTCAAACCTATTGCCGAAGCATTTTCAGAACAACCCCGCGAACCTGCTCTATGCAATCGAATTCGCGGAAGCACTGGACATGAAGCCGATTCACGCAATCACTTCGGTTCACGTCATCAATGGGCGACCGTCTGCGAGCGCTGACCTAATTGGCACGCTTGTTCGGCGCGCTGGGCACAAGCTCCGTGTCACGGGTGACGATACCTTCGCGGAAGCGGTGCTTGTTCGCAAGGATGATCCAGACTTCGCGTTCAAGTCTCGCTGGGACTTGGTGAAGGCGAAGCAAGCGGGGCTGAATACGCCAACGTGGAAGAGTTACCCCGGCGCAATGCTGAAAGCCCGCGCCATTACCGAGGTGTGCAGGAACGGAGCGCCAGACGCGCTCCACGGTATCCAATACTCAAGCGAAGAGCTGGAGTCATTTGGTCAGCCGGAAGCGGCAGAGAGCGCCGTCAACGTCCTCGCTGATCCGGTCGAGGAAGATCACGGAGTCATTGTGGTGGAAATTCCGGAACCCAAAAACTGGGCTGGAATCGTCACGGCCTGCAACGCCGAAGAGCTCCGCAACATCTGGCAAGCGAATCCCGAAGCCCGCGAACTTGTTGAGGCCGAGGTTGCGCGGCGCAAGGAGGAGGAGTGA
- a CDS encoding single-stranded DNA-binding protein — protein sequence MAEIKFTGNLAADAEMKFTKSGVAFLKFRANDSKSRKLENGEWETTASQWLNVDMWDGAEMYAPLLRKGTRVTVYGEFYSREYEGKNGKALSLDVRANAITIHPPRGQRSQQQPANDAWTNQAPAESSGWEAVGAGGFESDAPPF from the coding sequence ATGGCTGAAATCAAGTTCACCGGCAATCTCGCCGCTGATGCAGAAATGAAGTTCACGAAGAGCGGGGTTGCGTTTCTCAAGTTCCGCGCCAATGACTCCAAGAGTCGCAAGCTGGAGAACGGCGAGTGGGAAACTACCGCGTCGCAATGGCTCAACGTTGACATGTGGGACGGCGCAGAGATGTACGCGCCGTTACTCAGAAAAGGAACTCGCGTCACGGTCTACGGCGAGTTCTACAGTCGCGAGTACGAGGGCAAGAACGGTAAGGCTCTTTCGCTCGATGTTCGCGCCAACGCAATCACCATTCACCCGCCACGAGGTCAACGCTCACAGCAACAGCCCGCGAATGACGCTTGGACGAATCAAGCCCCCGCCGAATCGAGCGGGTGGGAAGCTGTTGGCGCTGGCGGATTCGAATCCGACGCTCCACCGTTCTAA
- a CDS encoding AAA family ATPase yields the protein MSKIIRLESTNYKRLKAVEIKPDPDGNLVIISGKNGQGKSSILDSITAALGGVSSKVTPKPIREGEERAEIVVETEDVTVTRKFTQSGSTITVKSKDGATYGKGQAHLDGLLGRLSLDPLAFTQLSDKDQVATLLDLVELPFDPAKLDADRKCIFDERADIGRQGKSIGEVAVDDSLPVEESSASEIIGQIREAEEHNRNVAAWRKQLSESESEASEVTQQIELLQRKLERLIANGVDAKNWLKKNVEHDTSDLESRLATVEDTNAAIRVNNSAREKLAEKDSLRAKYEALTTEIETIDKTRADGLASAKFPIDGLGFDEGGVTYQGVPFKQASSGEQLRVSLAMAIALNPKLRVIRIADGSLLDSDNLALIESMAKAHDFQVWIEMVSDGDGRGIVIEDGEVIN from the coding sequence ATGTCCAAAATCATCCGGTTGGAATCGACCAACTACAAGCGCCTCAAAGCCGTCGAAATCAAGCCAGACCCAGACGGAAACCTGGTTATCATCTCCGGCAAGAACGGCCAAGGCAAGTCCTCCATCCTCGATAGCATCACGGCAGCTCTCGGCGGCGTAAGTTCAAAGGTGACGCCGAAGCCGATTCGCGAGGGTGAAGAGCGCGCCGAAATCGTTGTTGAGACTGAGGATGTGACCGTTACCCGGAAGTTCACGCAATCCGGCTCGACAATCACGGTCAAGTCAAAGGATGGCGCGACCTACGGCAAAGGTCAGGCGCACCTCGATGGACTGCTGGGCAGGCTCTCACTCGACCCGCTGGCATTCACGCAGCTATCAGACAAGGATCAGGTGGCGACGCTCCTGGATCTTGTTGAGTTGCCATTTGATCCTGCAAAGCTCGACGCTGACCGCAAGTGCATTTTCGATGAGCGCGCAGATATCGGGCGGCAGGGTAAGTCCATTGGTGAGGTTGCGGTGGATGACTCACTGCCCGTCGAAGAGTCCAGCGCATCGGAGATCATCGGCCAGATCAGGGAGGCCGAAGAACATAACCGGAATGTCGCCGCATGGCGTAAGCAGCTTAGCGAGTCGGAATCCGAAGCGTCTGAGGTTACTCAGCAGATCGAGTTACTGCAACGCAAGCTGGAACGCCTGATCGCAAATGGGGTCGATGCGAAGAACTGGCTCAAGAAGAATGTCGAGCACGACACTTCCGACCTAGAGTCGCGGCTCGCCACCGTCGAGGACACTAACGCCGCGATTCGCGTCAATAATTCCGCACGCGAAAAGCTGGCCGAAAAGGACTCTCTGCGGGCGAAGTATGAGGCGCTTACGACTGAGATTGAGACCATCGACAAGACTCGCGCCGATGGACTCGCGAGCGCAAAGTTCCCGATTGACGGACTTGGATTCGACGAAGGCGGCGTCACTTATCAGGGTGTGCCGTTCAAGCAAGCGTCCTCCGGCGAACAGCTCCGAGTGTCGCTCGCTATGGCAATTGCCCTCAATCCAAAGTTGCGCGTCATTCGCATTGCAGACGGCTCACTACTCGACAGCGACAACCTTGCACTCATTGAGTCGATGGCTAAGGCTCACGACTTCCAAGTCTGGATCGAAATGGTGAGCGACGGCGACGGTCGCGGAATCGTTATCGAAGACGGCGAAGTAATCAACTAA
- a CDS encoding sigma factor-like helix-turn-helix DNA-binding protein: MSVPTDGLEGRKEIARTFLALANDEYQKHNIHRGYYARIAKEHGLTNQEIADAYGITEVAVRGLIRRAVK, from the coding sequence ATGAGTGTACCCACAGACGGCTTGGAAGGCCGCAAAGAAATCGCGAGGACGTTTCTCGCGCTCGCCAATGACGAGTATCAGAAGCACAACATCCACCGTGGATACTACGCACGGATAGCCAAGGAACACGGCCTAACAAATCAAGAAATCGCGGACGCTTACGGGATAACCGAAGTAGCAGTTCGCGGCTTGATTCGTCGGGCGGTGAAGTAG
- a CDS encoding replicative DNA helicase, which produces MSDIEQAELSVIGSLILSGGRVLDELDFSPSDYRQPVYEQIHRVVADMKNLGKPIDVLTVGNELTLAGVKVKPGLLHEAAQSTPTVASAEYYAGIVSDAATLRRVSTAAGQIRQMVEDGGDADAIVEAARSIIDGTQSTVRTSRVEFIGETIGDTIAYLESETHDIPTPWGSLNRIMNGLKPGALYVVGARPSVGKSVVGLQLARELSKHGSVAFVSLEMSKNDVNIRLMSAELSLSMEVLMRKTLAPQHWALVSEWRHARQSLPIGVLDNAGASITDIKRFVRNVHRRKPLAGVVIDYLQLMNQAPGDRRPRHEYVAEMSRALKVMAMELNVPVIALSQLNRGSESREDRRPRISDLRESGAVEQDADVVILLHREIDGDKKYEIQMLVAKNRHGPTGGASMDFVGHYARIEDKI; this is translated from the coding sequence ATGAGCGACATTGAGCAAGCTGAACTATCCGTCATTGGCTCATTGATCCTTAGCGGCGGTCGAGTCTTAGACGAACTTGATTTCTCACCTAGTGACTATCGCCAACCCGTCTACGAGCAGATTCACCGCGTCGTGGCAGACATGAAGAACCTAGGTAAGCCGATTGACGTTCTCACCGTAGGCAATGAGCTCACACTTGCGGGCGTCAAGGTCAAACCTGGACTACTCCACGAAGCCGCACAATCAACTCCAACAGTTGCGAGCGCGGAATACTATGCGGGCATCGTCAGTGACGCGGCAACGCTTCGCAGAGTGTCCACGGCGGCGGGTCAGATTCGGCAAATGGTCGAGGACGGGGGAGACGCGGACGCAATTGTTGAAGCGGCTCGCTCGATCATTGACGGCACGCAATCCACGGTGCGCACATCTCGCGTTGAGTTCATCGGCGAAACCATCGGCGACACTATCGCGTATCTCGAATCTGAGACGCACGATATTCCGACGCCATGGGGATCGCTGAACCGGATCATGAATGGACTCAAGCCCGGCGCGCTGTACGTCGTTGGTGCGCGTCCGAGCGTGGGCAAGTCGGTCGTGGGGTTGCAGCTCGCACGGGAACTGAGCAAGCACGGCTCGGTTGCTTTCGTGTCGCTGGAAATGTCCAAGAACGATGTGAACATTCGTCTCATGTCCGCCGAGCTGTCACTGAGCATGGAAGTACTCATGCGCAAGACGCTCGCACCGCAACATTGGGCGCTGGTATCGGAATGGCGACACGCAAGGCAGTCGCTGCCCATCGGAGTGCTCGACAACGCGGGCGCATCCATCACGGACATCAAGCGATTCGTTCGCAACGTCCACCGACGCAAGCCTCTCGCGGGCGTCGTGATTGATTACCTCCAGCTCATGAACCAAGCGCCAGGTGATCGTCGTCCACGCCATGAGTACGTCGCGGAAATGTCGCGGGCGCTCAAGGTTATGGCGATGGAGCTGAACGTTCCGGTCATTGCACTATCGCAACTCAATCGCGGCAGTGAGTCACGCGAGGATCGACGACCACGCATCAGTGACCTTCGCGAGTCTGGCGCGGTCGAGCAAGACGCCGACGTTGTGATTCTTCTGCATCGAGAAATTGACGGCGACAAGAAGTATGAAATCCAGATGCTCGTTGCCAAGAACCGCCACGGGCCAACAGGTGGCGCGTCAATGGATTTCGTTGGTCACTACGCACGCATTGAAGACAAGATCTAG
- a CDS encoding DUF7448 domain-containing protein, producing the protein MSERIYDLGEQDLASLLIGKTITEINEETREITLSDRTVLQLEDVQDCCAYFDGILKKIDLTENAITAVQYKNLGEDEYDEHWELTVLSVDKAVCAIEIDGNSTSGYYCHSIALIIKKPTEES; encoded by the coding sequence ATGAGCGAACGCATTTATGACCTAGGCGAGCAAGATTTGGCCAGCCTTCTGATCGGTAAAACCATTACCGAAATCAATGAAGAAACCCGAGAAATTACATTGAGTGACCGGACGGTGCTTCAACTTGAGGATGTTCAAGATTGCTGTGCCTACTTCGACGGAATCCTCAAGAAGATAGACCTCACCGAGAATGCCATAACCGCGGTGCAGTATAAAAACCTTGGCGAAGACGAGTATGACGAGCACTGGGAGCTAACCGTCCTATCCGTGGATAAAGCTGTGTGCGCTATAGAAATCGACGGCAACTCGACTAGCGGATACTACTGCCACTCAATCGCGCTAATCATCAAGAAGCCTACGGAGGAATCATGA
- a CDS encoding GIY-YIG nuclease family protein, whose protein sequence is MRNFGGARGGVVYGRTDTEATCCIPHCERKAHATQHMPLCERHLAKAWAEFEVLHGAEVENAKDERADFGDPNLPGVVYFVRVMDMLKIGWTSNLRGRISTLQADALLHFQQGTRKDEAAYHKQFREHLVAGREWFSYNEQTENMVMEIRGPSRYASGPIYC, encoded by the coding sequence GTGCGCAACTTCGGCGGAGCAAGAGGCGGTGTTGTATATGGTCGAACTGACACCGAAGCAACATGCTGCATACCTCACTGTGAACGCAAGGCGCACGCCACACAACACATGCCACTATGTGAGCGCCACCTCGCTAAAGCATGGGCAGAGTTCGAGGTCTTGCATGGTGCCGAAGTTGAGAACGCAAAAGACGAGCGAGCCGACTTCGGTGACCCGAATCTTCCGGGTGTCGTCTACTTCGTTCGCGTAATGGACATGTTGAAGATCGGCTGGACGTCGAACCTAAGAGGGAGGATCAGCACACTTCAAGCGGATGCCCTGCTGCATTTCCAGCAAGGAACTCGCAAGGACGAAGCCGCCTACCATAAACAATTCCGTGAACATCTTGTAGCTGGCCGAGAATGGTTTAGCTACAACGAGCAGACGGAGAACATGGTTATGGAAATTCGTGGCCCATCAAGGTATGCAAGCGGACCAATTTACTGTTAG
- a CDS encoding DUF7455 domain-containing protein produces MKDIDQETCDRCGPAVLAYARLGLIAGDLHFCQHHAREVAGLIVGLVDCYVWSFAGDDLSVEQ; encoded by the coding sequence ATGAAAGACATTGACCAAGAGACCTGCGATCGTTGCGGTCCGGCTGTGCTTGCTTATGCGCGGCTGGGTCTGATCGCGGGGGATCTACATTTCTGCCAACACCATGCTCGCGAGGTTGCGGGTCTGATCGTTGGGCTAGTGGATTGTTACGTGTGGAGCTTTGCGGGGGATGACCTAAGCGTTGAGCAGTAG
- a CDS encoding HNH endonuclease: protein MRNEALKEALEVGLFNCPLCRVPLDWEYSRRPNSPEVDHVIPHAKGGRDSLDNVRVICRLCNQRLGSSTRRDTPTIEAIEVESSGIW from the coding sequence GTGCGCAACGAAGCGCTAAAGGAAGCGCTCGAAGTTGGATTATTCAACTGTCCACTGTGTCGCGTTCCTCTCGACTGGGAGTACTCGCGCCGACCTAATAGCCCTGAGGTTGACCATGTTATTCCGCACGCAAAAGGCGGTCGAGACTCGCTTGATAACGTCCGCGTGATCTGTCGCCTGTGCAATCAGAGGCTTGGATCGTCAACGCGCCGCGACACGCCGACAATCGAGGCGATCGAGGTTGAGTCGTCCGGGATTTGGTGA
- a CDS encoding HNH endonuclease — protein sequence MPILACSVEDVSHTPGKLTRGMCPKHYQRFRKYGDATKVHSAPRNSVPAEDALRLASNGGRSISSAQDAKKLSRSSLTCCECGKKMWEHKTSAPQGIAKCLDCRIGDGHNLTGYKHGCRCDACKASKAEKNRKYKEEFRAIHGIGPSSKWKRDNGGMPPRVEWIDRKVRRTIYERDNWICWLCNEAVDDTALPRSNYYPSLDHIIPRSKGGDHNPENLRTAHMYCNAKRRDLDASKVGDLFGWKKAAPICSPV from the coding sequence ATGCCTATTCTTGCATGCTCTGTCGAGGATGTCAGCCACACGCCCGGGAAGCTCACTCGCGGCATGTGCCCGAAGCATTACCAGCGCTTCCGCAAATACGGTGACGCGACAAAGGTTCATTCCGCGCCTCGCAATTCAGTACCAGCGGAGGACGCTCTCCGCCTTGCTTCCAATGGTGGCCGCTCGATTTCATCAGCTCAGGACGCAAAGAAGCTTTCACGCAGCAGTCTTACATGCTGCGAATGCGGCAAGAAGATGTGGGAGCATAAGACCTCCGCGCCCCAGGGTATCGCCAAATGCCTAGACTGTCGCATAGGCGATGGACATAATCTGACTGGATACAAACACGGTTGCCGTTGCGACGCATGTAAGGCTTCAAAAGCTGAGAAGAATCGCAAGTATAAAGAAGAGTTTCGCGCCATTCATGGGATTGGCCCATCTAGTAAGTGGAAGCGCGACAACGGCGGAATGCCTCCACGCGTCGAATGGATCGACCGCAAGGTTCGTCGCACTATCTACGAGCGAGATAACTGGATCTGCTGGTTATGCAACGAGGCTGTTGACGATACTGCGCTTCCGCGCTCGAATTACTACCCTTCGCTAGATCACATTATCCCGCGCTCAAAGGGTGGCGATCATAACCCTGAAAACCTTAGAACGGCGCATATGTACTGTAATGCGAAGCGTCGCGATTTAGACGCCTCGAAAGTGGGTGATCTTTTTGGCTGGAAAAAAGCAGCTCCGATCTGTAGCCCCGTCTGA
- a CDS encoding phage portal protein has product MSTWTTSDISSISISGVTDVERDVIIGLLKAWNDRLEKNQRRSLYYDGEQAFKDLGLMLPPQLKNAKFYLGWATMAVRKLASMSQFEGLRLPGSEDPFELGEVFEANRFGLEFSQGVTSAYKHGVSFATVAKGASGEPDVQIQTHSAEHSSALWDARRRAISAALTITDTKNGRPSAFIVYLPDAILHCRLGGKGTWITERTKNIIGRTLAVAITYDPQLGKPFGRSRITNPVMSLTDMAVRAYVRMEGNAEFYSSPQVAIEGIDADAFDGDPSSQKRFKLAMDRLIALTRDADGHAPNIKQLQQATMAPHSDMLRTVAMAFSGETGIPPASLGIIHDNPSSAEAIRANKHDLLVDATFQNKYVLGTAVRDIASLAVMVRDGLSEPPSDMWQLSAKFADPEFRSTSANADSYVKLASANPALAQSQVLLETVFDDDQVKRIQSDVNRSAITQLVQNISANRGSDAQSMVATAEGSTGTGSVTS; this is encoded by the coding sequence GTGAGCACTTGGACTACCTCGGATATATCGAGTATTTCAATCTCAGGCGTAACCGACGTCGAGCGAGACGTGATTATTGGACTCTTGAAGGCGTGGAATGACCGCCTAGAGAAGAATCAGCGCCGTAGCCTCTATTACGACGGAGAGCAGGCGTTCAAGGATCTTGGACTCATGCTTCCGCCACAGCTAAAGAACGCGAAGTTCTACCTTGGCTGGGCGACTATGGCAGTTCGCAAGCTGGCGTCAATGAGTCAATTTGAGGGCTTGCGGCTCCCAGGATCCGAGGATCCATTTGAGCTTGGCGAGGTTTTTGAAGCCAATCGTTTCGGTCTCGAATTCTCGCAAGGCGTCACGTCTGCATATAAGCACGGCGTCTCTTTTGCGACGGTCGCCAAGGGTGCCTCTGGTGAGCCTGATGTTCAGATTCAGACGCATTCCGCAGAGCATAGCTCGGCACTCTGGGACGCTCGACGCCGCGCAATCTCTGCGGCGCTCACGATTACCGACACTAAAAACGGTAGACCGTCCGCATTTATTGTTTATCTTCCTGACGCGATTCTTCATTGCCGCTTAGGTGGCAAGGGAACGTGGATCACGGAGCGCACGAAAAACATTATTGGGCGCACCCTAGCGGTCGCGATCACCTATGATCCGCAGCTAGGGAAGCCGTTTGGACGTTCGCGCATCACTAATCCGGTTATGTCTCTAACCGATATGGCGGTGCGTGCGTATGTGCGCATGGAAGGCAACGCTGAGTTCTACTCATCGCCACAGGTCGCCATTGAGGGCATTGACGCTGATGCGTTTGACGGCGATCCGTCGTCCCAGAAGCGCTTCAAGCTCGCAATGGATCGTCTTATCGCTCTCACGCGAGACGCTGACGGTCATGCGCCGAATATCAAGCAACTCCAGCAAGCAACAATGGCTCCACACTCGGACATGTTGCGCACGGTAGCAATGGCATTCTCTGGCGAGACTGGAATTCCGCCAGCGAGCCTTGGAATCATTCATGACAATCCTTCATCCGCCGAAGCTATCCGAGCGAATAAGCATGACCTACTCGTGGATGCGACATTCCAGAACAAGTACGTTCTTGGAACTGCCGTTCGCGATATTGCCTCCCTCGCCGTCATGGTGCGCGATGGGCTAAGCGAACCACCTTCTGACATGTGGCAACTCTCCGCAAAGTTTGCAGATCCTGAGTTCCGCTCCACCTCCGCGAATGCCGATTCTTACGTGAAGCTGGCGAGTGCGAATCCGGCGCTTGCACAGTCCCAGGTATTGCTTGAAACGGTCTTTGACGACGATCAGGTGAAGCGCATTCAGTCTGACGTGAACCGCTCTGCAATTACGCAGTTAGTTCAGAACATCAGCGCGAATCGCGGAAGTGATGCGCAATCAATGGTCGCAACCGCAGAGGGTTCAACCGGCACCGGATCGGTGACTAGTTAG
- a CDS encoding VG15 protein, giving the protein MTVFPIEVTQGFRLVQEEIRREAYARLSQLVAAGITREQLIDIAPEIFGPLGDLMITASVKWYDELRELQEVSGSFVAEPLESVSRSRWHSLAGYGTSSVALDEAVDADAFGRIAGGLTWVLTEASFDTIIGNAEIDTTPVGYQRVPSAGCCAFCAMLASRGAAYGSYESAKTVVGRGTEIPKVRRRGGQAKGIRPRGSRRLGDSFHDYCRCTVVAVHEGNSFKLEQDADRYYEQYSESAKKVSEGQEWIPGERDADGNRTTKGRWVDADGKTRSDKEKKQQILASMRSELGMR; this is encoded by the coding sequence GTGACGGTTTTCCCCATTGAGGTCACTCAAGGCTTTCGGCTGGTTCAAGAAGAGATTCGCCGTGAAGCCTATGCGCGATTATCGCAATTGGTTGCCGCTGGAATTACTCGCGAGCAATTGATTGATATTGCTCCTGAGATATTCGGCCCGCTAGGTGATCTCATGATCACCGCGAGCGTCAAATGGTACGACGAACTACGCGAGCTTCAAGAGGTCTCCGGATCATTCGTGGCGGAACCGCTTGAGTCTGTGTCTCGCTCACGGTGGCACTCCTTGGCGGGTTATGGCACGAGCTCCGTTGCACTTGACGAAGCTGTTGACGCTGATGCATTTGGGCGTATTGCGGGCGGGCTGACATGGGTTCTCACTGAGGCGTCATTCGACACAATTATTGGCAACGCTGAGATTGACACAACCCCGGTTGGCTACCAGCGCGTTCCCAGTGCCGGCTGTTGCGCGTTCTGCGCAATGCTCGCGTCTCGTGGCGCTGCGTATGGCTCCTACGAGTCCGCAAAAACGGTCGTAGGGCGTGGAACTGAGATTCCAAAGGTTCGACGCCGTGGCGGTCAAGCAAAGGGCATCCGTCCACGCGGATCCCGCCGACTCGGAGACAGCTTTCACGACTATTGCCGATGCACCGTAGTTGCGGTGCATGAGGGCAACTCTTTCAAGCTCGAACAAGACGCAGATCGCTACTACGAGCAATATAGCGAATCGGCGAAGAAGGTTTCTGAGGGTCAAGAGTGGATTCCTGGAGAGCGTGACGCTGACGGAAATCGCACCACTAAGGGGCGATGGGTTGACGCTGACGGAAAAACCCGCTCCGACAAGGAAAAGAAGCAACAGATCCTCGCTTCAATGCGCTCCGAATTAGGAATGCGCTAA
- a CDS encoding phage major capsid protein, whose translation MAIFSTAEAKVLLPRNIADGMIKETRSLSTVAKLSGREPMKFGETDHIVFNDFPKAEFVEEGADKASTSGGFGSVTAKPHKAQVTMRFNEEVQWASEDYQLNIFSELASAGQEALSRGLDLGVYHRINPLTGSVITAWDNYVGATTKRVEIATADADADVRTAAGLLINSAPSWGVNGIAIDPKFAWALANLQTKNADGSPSGSQRYPNLGLGTDITSFASIPAAQGNTVSGTPEAVDTKVRAILGDFQNGIRWGIQRELPVELIRFGDPDGQGDLKRKNQIALRLEVVYGWYVFADRFAVIEDKVA comes from the coding sequence ATGGCTATTTTCAGCACCGCTGAAGCCAAGGTTCTGCTCCCGCGCAATATCGCGGACGGCATGATCAAGGAAACCCGTTCACTTTCTACCGTCGCAAAGCTTTCAGGCCGCGAGCCTATGAAGTTCGGCGAGACCGATCACATCGTATTCAACGACTTCCCAAAGGCGGAGTTTGTTGAAGAGGGTGCCGACAAGGCGAGCACGAGCGGCGGCTTCGGCTCCGTTACGGCTAAGCCTCACAAGGCGCAGGTTACGATGCGCTTCAACGAAGAAGTTCAGTGGGCATCCGAGGATTACCAGCTGAACATCTTTAGCGAGCTTGCAAGCGCCGGTCAGGAAGCACTTTCTCGCGGCCTAGACCTTGGCGTCTACCATCGCATCAATCCGCTTACCGGATCCGTTATCACCGCTTGGGATAACTATGTTGGCGCAACCACGAAGCGTGTTGAAATCGCCACGGCTGACGCTGATGCGGATGTCCGTACCGCAGCTGGCCTGCTCATCAATTCGGCACCATCTTGGGGCGTAAATGGCATCGCGATTGACCCTAAGTTTGCGTGGGCGCTCGCCAATCTCCAGACCAAGAATGCAGACGGATCCCCTTCTGGTTCGCAGCGCTACCCGAACCTTGGACTCGGAACGGATATCACCTCGTTCGCATCCATCCCAGCAGCTCAGGGCAACACCGTCTCCGGCACCCCAGAGGCAGTCGATACGAAGGTCCGCGCAATCCTTGGCGACTTCCAGAACGGCATCCGCTGGGGTATTCAGCGCGAGCTTCCTGTTGAGCTTATCCGCTTCGGCGATCCAGACGGTCAGGGTGACCTCAAGCGCAAGAACCAGATCGCACTTCGCCTCGAAGTTGTTTACGGCTGGTACGTATTCGCTGATCGCTTCGCTGTTATCGAAGACAAGGTTGCATAA